The Episyrphus balteatus chromosome 3, idEpiBalt1.1, whole genome shotgun sequence genome segment gtgaaagtctaaaataagaagcgtttaaatgggggttaaaattgaacttaaacaattttttttttctttaaaatttctaaaacagcCGGAAATAACGTTTTGCTTTCGAAATTAAGCGTTTTTGCATAgccattagggtggtccaattttttggtttttacatttccgttgttccccactcaaaaattggttgcatatgtgttttgtattacacacgtgaaatttcagctttttaggtgaagtgtaagtgggcgctcaacaagctcaaagtttttgctcacatgctgttatagctgggtcctcatgcctagtaattaactcttgttttgatttatcaagtgaattaagttatgatgtggtaaagtttttcataaaaaaccaatagttaagtgatattttcacagataatagtttttgttcatttaaattcgtctgtaagtattttttgcttgaagttaacaaaacagaattaatcaatgaaatacgagctagtgactcaaaaccaaagaaacatgaaaatcatttacatggttgtcgggaacatgcgtgtttatcatgtttaagccaaattccaacctcaagccaagtcctaatacaatataatcagatattaagggtaaggtaagggtaacaaagtctaatattccaaagctgatgagcgccctcttccttttacttttgagggctaaaactttcagcatgtgttggtattgatgtctgtagcaaaataatgcgtggggaactaatgaattatatggtttatttttttgccttataacgtggaccacactaataGCCATGTTGATGTGGTAAAGGAAggaaatctttcgattcacttgaatcgaatagcagaatacggGTGTTACTCATTTCGCATTTCAACTTGATGATTCTCTGCAGATGTTTTAGAGTGTGCCAAGTTTATGGTATTTGTTCGTTTTACAACtataaactatcaaaaaaaagttttgaaagcagagaatggtcctaaccgttattaaatgaaatttcagtatttatcaactatcgatGGATAGTTGTAAATCACGATATGGGTGTTTATTTTGTAAAGCTCTTCCTTCTAACACTATTGGCCAGTGTTTGTACGACATGTTTGTAGAAAGCTGTCGCGACATTTTGCATTAGACAAAATGTTTTGCTATTTGTAGCGATGGTGCCAAATCTTTGGCCGGCAACAAAAGTGGACCAAACGTTTCATAGAAACACTGCTTCCTTTATCGACAAGCTCCACCTACATAATTAAATGATGTGCTTAAATATGAGATTAGAGTACATAGGTAGTGAACACTATGAAAGGCAGGTTTAGGAATGCATGCGATGAAAGGGGTTCACTCCATTAAAGTCTTCAGAGGTAGAGATTAACTGGCTGTCAAAGGGAAGAGAGTAATTTTTTGGAGCAAAGAGCTTAATTGTATAATTGATGTTTTTACAAGATTCAAAATCTGAAAATTCGAATCATTATATTctgaatttaactttatttagcttaaaagcCATTTAGTTTagattgttaaattttttacctTAACAGTTATTATCTTTCGTATTAATTAGTATAtataatttgataaaaacttatattttgaatttattgtaTAGTTTGAGCATATTCTATAATTTTGCGTTTAAATTCGTTaatgttatttatattttttaactcttGCGGAAGATTATTAAAACTATTGAAAcctatataaaatattgttctcTGACATCTGGATGTTCTTGATCTTTCAATTCTAAGGTCACCACTATTTCTTAAATTGTATTCTACAACTTCATTAGTACGAACATTTTCACATAAATAACCGGGatacatattgtttttaatcttaaatacaaatatcatacctaacattaaaaacaaatcaaagtGAGGTTTAATCAAGACATTACATAAATTTACAGCAGTGTTCATAGatatattatttcttattttttttaatacaccaGTTTTTTTGGACACTTTTTTGCATATATAATTAATATGTTCATTAAAGTTAAGTTGTTCGTCTAGAATAACACCAAGATATTTTTTCTGACTCCCTTCGGTTCTAAAATTATCTTTTCTCGCTGTTATTTTTGAACACTTAAACATATTAACTCCGGAGTATTCCTTGGAAAACTTCGGTTCGAAAAATTCTTGAAGAACTTTCATCAAAAGAATTGCTATTTGTCCACATGGAAcagagtttatttaatttggaGATGCAGCTATTAAGTTTCTATCTAGAAatgaaatctgaaaaaaaaaaaaaatagatttaaaatccttttttgaataattcgGTTGAAATTGCCCATGTTTGGAGATTTGGTGTGTTTTTAAAGATTAATTgcagaaattatttattaataatactGTTgctttgttataaataaataatgagtgcgttttttttcgttcaatttAGTTCAGTCAGTCCATTTAATTGACACTAAAAAAATAGCTTATTCAAACTGCATCCAAATTTAGGTAACATTAAGTCTGTTCagcgaggatttttctagatcagaacaggacaggacagcacagtttcgtgagaaacgtcagatcaagttagaacagtcatttaaacgtcagttgtcaaaataaaaaaaaaaaaacaaattgtaaattatatgaattttttgcttATCGGTTCtcgttagttttatttattttttgagtttttactgcgaaaaatataattaaaatttgtttttagttagaaaaaccacgagcacccgagaaatattcgcacaattaaatcaaaacaaaaagaaaaaaatgacagctttgcttttgacatttctcacgagtctgttctaacctgatcttACTCAAaaccaagaacagaaaatcctgttctaaactgttctagttttgtcaatgaacaggaaactagaacagctcagcacagaaaaaatctcaatgaacagcaaaaagctgtacttttctgcctagaacagtccagcacagcgtcagtgaacagaCTTATTGAAGTCCTGCGTTATGGTGTTTTTCACAAAGTAGAAAGAACCTAATCTTTTCCTTGAGATAGAAGAATACAGCATCATGAATAGTGTTTGGTTGTATTACTGAattaacgtattttttttttcaaatagttcTGCCCGTCTAGTTTTTTAACACACAAATTAAGTCTTTTCTTTAATAGGTTTGTGAAACCGATTCATGCAAAAAGAAAACCCTTGCAAAATGAGTCCCAATCGGCAAAATGTGTTTCTTTATTAACGaaagtgtagttttttttttaagtagaccAGACAGACAGCTATTCACAGCACGTTATTTCAATAATAAAACATGTCCTATTCATAATGGGAGTTCTTTCCCCCAAAGAgtacaataaaaaagataatggTGCCAGGTGGATGCAAACTGTTTTATTGTCATCTTATGACTGCTATAGTAGGTTGCTTTTGAGTGTACACACACATTTTATacagacaaaaattattttgcacttcaattttctgtttgtttagtttattgAAAACTTCTTCACTAATCttgaactaaattgaactaagtaacCAAGTTGACTAGTTCACCAAAACGAACTAGTTTGTTCCCGAACGACATAAAGCCTAGTTGCAGTCAAATCATTGTACGTATTAGTTCTTAACACCGCGttgtgaagaaatgctcaggtactTACTTTTCGTTAGGACCGACTACCAGTGCTTAGTACCGGGTATTAGGCAAGCTTagtacttttgtgaagaaatatGCCATATATATTTTAATCTATTAGTTGATAATTGTTTGTATTCGTATAGTTACGCAAAGGTTGAGAAGGTACCTGGAGGAACTCTTGAAGAATCCTGTGTCTTACGCGGTGTAATGTTGAACAAAGACGTTACCCACGCTAAAATGAGGCGTTACATTGAAAATCCACGCATTGTTTTGCTTGATTGCTCATTGGAGTACAAAAAAGGTGAAAGCCAGACAAATGTGGAAATTATTGGAGATCAAGATTTCTCGAGAATGCTTCAAATCGAAGAAGAGTACGTCCAGAAAATCTGTGCCGATGTTATTGCAGTCAAACCTGATATTGTCTTTACCGAGAAGGGTGTCTCTGATTTGGCACAACATTATTTGTTGAAAGCTGGCATTACAGCCATTCGTCGTCTCCGTAAAACAGACAACTTGCGAGTGGCACGTGCTTGCGGAGCTACAATTGTTAACCGTACTGAGGAACTCACTGAAAAAGATGTCGGTACAGGAGCTGGTCTATTTGAAGTTAAAAAGATTGGTGATGAATACTTTACTTTCATCACAAATTGCAAGGACCCAAAAGCCTGCACTATCCTCTTGCGTGGTGCCTCAAAGGACATTCTTAATGAAACCGAGCGTAATTTACAAGATGCTTTGCATGTTGCAAGGAATTTAGTGCTCGAGCCAAGACTTGTTGCTGGAGGTGGAGCTGTTGAGATGGCTGTTTCTCAGTTACTTTCAAGGAAGCAACTCAAGGGACCTTATACAGCTGTTGCACAAGCTTTGGAAATCATTCCACGCACCTTGGCTCAAAACTGCGGTGCCAATACAATTCGTACTTTAACTGCGCTGCGCGCCAAACATGCATCTTTCTCAGGCGATGGAGTGTGTGCTTGGGGAATTGATGGCGAAACTGGTGAGATTGTTGACATGAATGTGAAGGCAATTTGGGAACCATTAGCTGTTAAGATGCAAACCTACAAAACAGCTGTTGAAACAGCTATTCTTTTGTTGCGAATTGATGACATCGTCTCTGGATCAAAGAAACGAAAGGACAATGAACCAATGCATCCTGGTGCTGCTGCAgctcaagaataaaaaaattatttttgtgtttttgtcactttcatcatcaatatcacacacactcacacacaTGTTTGCTTTAACAAAAAAGATAATCTTTTTGCAAGAAACTACATTTCTGTTCCGCATTTCGTTCTGTattaatcaattaattttatcataatttgtcaaattaataaaaaaaagattttctttttaatcactatttgtgtttttgtttttatgaacatttttttctgaatgTATGCCTTtttaaatggcaaaaaaaaaattcctcacaGAGAATTTTTATggtacacaattttttttacatttgaaaaagaaattttttggagtgagatttaaaatatttgtacttTGCTTGCAAGTAAAAATTCACATAAGAATTCGCATTAGAGATTAGACACACAAGATCCACTTATAGAAATGAGACACAGCAATGTTTACATTTAAGACAAACTAATAGTTGAAAATctaaagtgcatcagttattctttgctgacgatggagccatcatatgTGAAGACCCGAagtccctgcaacgagcacttgacgtatgggtggatgttctaggtATCGCATGAGAGCGAAAAAGAATACCTAATATGCTGCctattttctgatccacacaggcctattcctgacatttatttgaatggagTAGTGCTTCCCTAGTGGGAAAAGTtcaaatatctggggtctatgataaatagtGAAgctacttgtgatgacgatatcaatcggAGACACTACATGTTCCGCATTTCGTTCTGTattaatcaattaattttatcataatttgtcaaattaataaaaaaaaaagattttctttttaatcactatttgtgtttttgtttttataaacatttttttctgaagGCATTCCTATTTaaatggcaaaaaaataaagaaattccTCATAGAGAATTTTTAtggtacataatttttttttacatttcaaaaagaaattttttggagtgagattaaaaatatttgtactcTGCTTGCAAGTAAAAATTCACATAAGAATTCGCATTAGAGATTAGACACACAAGATCCACTTATAGAAATGAGACACAGCAATGTTTACATTATAGACAAACTAATAGTTGAAAATctaaagtgcatcagttattctttgctgacgatggagccatcatatgTGAAGACCCGAAGTCCCTGCAACGAGAACTTGacgtatgggtggatgttctagaaggaaGTAGGTACCGCATGAgagcgaaaaagacagaatacctaatATGCTGCctattttctgatccacacaggcctattcctgacatttatttgaatggagTAGTGCTTTTCAAGTGGGAAAAGTtcaaatatctggggtctatgataataGTGAAgctacttgtgatgacgatattaATCGGAGACACTACATGATCGCACCATATCAATCAGCATACTAATGGAAAGAAATGTTTTTACGAACAGATAAGTCatttatattatatacaaaACAGAATTGATCCCAAAATAGACCCTTGTGGGacaatcaatttcaaaattgtagGTTAGTTATTTTCTTAAACTACCCTACGCTGTGCTCCATTACAAAATTGCCAGAGATCTTCTAAGATCTTCAGCATAGCAGTAGAACAAGAATGGTCAGCTCTAAGATCAGATAAATTATTtgctttttaagaattttttctgcTTAAGATACCTAAACAAGGGAAAATGCTTATTGGCTGAGAGTTCGACtgaaacggatttttttttggaacagaGGTTATTCTGGGATTTTTTTAGCGGTTGCTTGCGAAAGTGTACTACTTAAGCAGTGGTAAAATAAATGGGTCAGCATCAGCAGGACATTTATTACATTCGGTAGGATAAGTTTAATAAACCAAACAGGAATTCCACCATCACCAATAGCtttaaggtttttaatatattgGTTATTTCTTCTTCATAAACAACctcgaaacttaaataaaccACCATGATCATAAAGAAGGGCAGGGTTCAGGGATGAAAGAAGTAGGTAACTGGATTGTATAGGTAAAGTGGTTGTTCAGTttgttgaaattgttgtttcttGTTCATTcctaaaatttaagtaaaaaagatTCTATTTGGTCCACATTTTAGCCCCAAAAGTAGTcccaaatgtattttttgaccATGAACAGCTTCCTGGATGGAATTCCTAATAACAAGAAGGGGACAGGGATTGGGAAAATGAAATGCAAGTGTTTTAAATGCTACCGTTTACTTCACCAACTTTCTAGACTATTATATTCGGAAGATTAATCTAACAAACTAGAAACAATGCAGCACTTGAAACGGAGACCATTGGCTGATacaacacaagacattaatatAATACTGAAAGACAAAGCAAATAAAGAAGAAACAACAGAAAGCACACATGAGCACAGCAAGCAGTTGTTTTGATGTACCCTCATCTTTCAAAAAACAGCGCTCAATGATGATTGATTTCGGTGGTCTATCGGGAATCGATGTATTATCAGAGACAAGGCCGTTTTCAACTAcagcctatttattaaaataattctaaCTTATATGCATGCAATTTATTAGCAGAGTTtgctttaataaaaaatcaatacaatCAAAATAATCTATATTCTATATACAAAAATGAAGTTATCATCAAACAGGGGTCTGTTTCAGAGATACTACATCAACTACATAAGCTACATTTACTACATCAGCAACTTCAAAAATCAATAGTTGAGTCCGATTGAACGTTGGGAAATACTTGTTATGCTCTAAATAgtgcaaatgttcaaaaaaattcttcggGGAGTCCAACAGCCCGACGCAATTAATGTTTAAAGTCattgatgtagctgatgtaaACAATGTAGTAAGCTGTTAAATAGGCCCCAGATATCGTTTTTAAAGCTCCGTTGTGCTGAAGTTCTATCTAATGGTTCCAAAACCTATTAGCTAGAACCGCTCTCCGCTTGATTGGTTGTTTCCTCTTCAAAATATAAACGACTATCCATTAGTTTAAGAACCTCAAGTCCTATCGATGTAAAATCTGGTTGTAGGTACCTAGCAAAGAGTTCAAGCGATTTTGGATTCTCTGGAAGAACACAACGAAATAAATCAATGATTGGCGGTTTGTGTGAGTGAATAATACTTGGCACACTCAAAATGAACTCCAGCTTTCTTATTTCCTTAAAATCTTTCGTACTGTCGTTGTGGCTAGCAATGAAAAGAACTTCATATGGCTGTTTCTTGCCTTCTTCATTAATTTCACTTATCAGTTGACCTTCTGTGTTCAATTTTAACCAAACAATTTTATGAATCAGTTTCAGATCCCATCGAGGGAAAAACTCTTCCAACATCCTTTGTTGATGTTGTTTCGAGTTGGTACACCAAATGGCAACAATTGAATTACTATGAATGACCGAAGTGAGTTCTATATCACTTAAAAGATTATTGTCAAGCATTTTGTAGCCAAGTTCTTGCTTGGCTTTTTTTAAACGACGAATGTATTTGTTTTTCCAAGGTGGATCAAGGACTATAAAATCGTATTTGTCTAAGCACGTTTTTATCTCCTGGAGTTTCACTAAATCATGATTGAAAAATCGACTTTGAGGAGGAATCAAATACTCGCGGTTATTGAgtgtgaatttttgaaaatcatttcgAGTGTTAGCTCCATGGAATTGTGGAAAAACTGTTGGTTCTTCCCAGACTCGAGATATACtttcttcatatttttgttGGAAATATTTGAAGTCTTCTCCagattcttttaatttttcaaggAGATTTGTGCAAGTAAGTTTTAATTCTATTGTTTCTGGTGAGAGATTTGTGGTGGTTttggattttctttttctttgttttggaATAGTTTCCTGCAAATCCTTTTGAAGTTTCGgtttgaaatcaaataaatgtGGTTGAAGTTGATATTTTTGATGATCATCTGTGTATTTGTTATATGATTTGTTTATAAGTGCACTGTGGTCAAGATAGATAGCATTATGTCCagttgcatttaattttatcatttgaatttattttgggaagtcaaacaaacaaaataatgccGGATTTATAGAGTGACAATCACAAGACAACTTCTTTTTTTGCCAGTGCCAGAATTTTGACATTGGCCGCGTTCAACGCAAAAATCTGAACAACCTGAACTTAATGCTACGTCTCCACTAAACCATaatcagagatacccaaaagagatgagaaacttctgacatcatacgggtttgcctacaagctgctttagacatttttggataagtatgcgtgaaaaaatatacatttctggctaagtatgcgtgaaaaaatcgtacatttttgcttaggtgtgcgtaaaaacaccgtggctacactatgtgtgtttttcacatttattcacgaatacaaaagagattacaacaacacgaaataaacaaatgggttttggggggtaaaacgtacgaaagtttcccatctcctttgggtatctctgccaTAATCTAGTTTCGTTTTCCAAAACTATACTATTCGGAATTTCGCTCATCTGTCAGTAccaaaagaacaaaagaaaatagaaaaaaatatctcctaaactgggtgaagatcaaaacaaaccaaatttttcaaggacgcgcgcaattttaaagaactgttgtttgtaaaaaaaaactcatacaaatcgatttcaagtgtttttttggtagtaacgttctactataacttaatttagtgtctaaaaatcgaaaaaattacggaatttaaaatatatttctatgctgtatttttttgcttttttgttttgttggtttgtttttgctggtttgttttgattttcgccgagtttaaaacgtcaaaatggtAACTGTAAATAGAAAGAGAAGACAAGGACAAATGTTCGAACTTCCCTATTGGAGTTAATTACTCCTTttccaattttgaaatttgttcacgatagggaagttcgaacatttgtccttgtcttctctttctttttacagttaccattttgacgttttaaactcggcgaaaaccaaaacaaaccagcaaaaacaaaccaaccaaattaaaaaatgcaaaaagtacagcatagaaatatattttaaactctgtaattttttcgatttttagacaCTAAATTAAGTTAAAGTAGACGttattaccaaaaaaacacttgaatccgatttgtatgagtttttttttttttacaaaaaacagttctttaaaattgcgcgcgtccttgaaaaatttggtttgttttggttttcacccggtttaggagatatttttttttattttcttttgttcgtTTGGTACTGACAGATGAGCGAAATTCCGGATGAATTTGACAGATGGAGTtatttgaagttgttttttgcatGTGCTTGTGATacttaataataaatatttaaataatattttatattcacttttattgatttttttcaatactttagGAGTATTTATGAAACtgtggtaaaatggtaaatgtgGTAAACGAGCTGTCCACGTTTACCATCCGAATCtgttaaatgtgaaaaacttttgatgcttaagcctagtacgctgctgaagcgaaaagaaattttccataaaaaatttcgttacgAAATCCTGAACGTAttacttttcgtttttcagttcGCAGCTCTagggaaaaattggagagttttaactcatttgtcacttactttttactgccctgtgcatttttcttgactccaagagcagtgttgacggtttttttcactttgaattcatttatttcttgctttaaagattattttctgttgatttttcttggtttgaaattaattttgaattttttttattttgaattttacagaatactcgatgatatttgtgtggatcagaagcaaaacccattatatccacttttcaaaaaaaatgacttaggtatgaggttttgtttctattattcaaatgcatacgttgcgcccaagtttgagtctctaactacattttttggcgtagaaatcagaccacaaagttagaggttaatttcaaaacccattttatccacttgagtttttgtttcaaaacccattatatccaaacaattttattcgcatcaaaatccattatatccattcaaaatattatttctaaaataaatttgaaattcaaaaaccattttatccaTGGAATGATATTAGATGTGAATATCCGAAAATTTatacggatttttgaaaaaaaaatttcggcatTTAGGTTTGAATTTACTTGTTCAAGAAAGTAGGCATagttaaaaaaaggaaataaagttttctcgtttttaattgagtttttttgaatgccatattttcttattttggtctgaaattcagaggtgattttcaaaatccattctatccatatttgttttgggtataactctaaaactaaaaccctcagatcacgatttctggacttaaactgtagggaatcctaattgaatatatcctgcatttaaaaaagtactaaaaaatgtttcgtttacgagatacaagtttttctcgatttactcgaaatcaaaaaaagtggataaaatgggttttgattctgatccacacattttttcgttagcattttcgttttcgactttggagacttgaaaatttttcgtttcgcatcagcagcgtactaggcttaaagaacgaattttattaacaaaaaaaacgtaAGTTTATTcgcaaatttttatataaaacgttttcaaaatataagCAACTTGACCTTTTGGAAaaggtttgaaaataaaaaaattgtttctaaaaaaaacaacattttgtgacgaaattttgtttgtaagaAATCGTGCGTCGAGTCGTTTGGgggtcaaaaccatttaaaaaacgTTTTCGCAAGTTGAAAAGCAAATATTTATGATAATATTAGCATTTcttataaaactattttaaaattaaattaaaattatcttttatgaactttatgaattttatgtatacctaaacaataaaaaacaagaaGTTCAAACATtctgagtattttttaatacaaaagaaAGAACGTATGACACAGTTGTTTATATGTATTAAGAATACAAAGGtgtaagaaataataattttataagatCTTTACCAGGAACCAAGGGTACAAAAACGTCATacgtttgttttattttttgcatgaTTTATGGTACTCATGCAAAAAATTCCGTGCAATGGTAGACCAGTTTTACAAAATATGATATATCTACGTGGTTTATTGGAATGTACTCGTGTGTAGGTAATttgcttagaggatataatatatggagtgcttgttcctatacctaatacattgtaacgccatatacatggataggggtcgctgccttcgtttttcagtgcgagtccggttccgcagctgtaaataaacacgcttgttgatgacagccatctatgaaaacaaaatggaggcatgc includes the following:
- the LOC129914232 gene encoding T-complex protein 1 subunit gamma, with translation MFGGQQPILVLSQNTKRESGRKVQLENINAGKAIADVIRTCLGPQAMLKMLMDPMGGIVMTNDGNAILREITVQHPAAKSMIEIARTQDEEVGDGTTSVIVLAGEMLAVAEPFLQQQYHPTVIIRAYREALEDIIKHLQNDLSIPLDVNNKERMAEVVKACVGTKFIGKWSDLAVKIALDAVQTVTLTENGRLEVDIKRYAKVEKVPGGTLEESCVLRGVMLNKDVTHAKMRRYIENPRIVLLDCSLEYKKGESQTNVEIIGDQDFSRMLQIEEEYVQKICADVIAVKPDIVFTEKGVSDLAQHYLLKAGITAIRRLRKTDNLRVARACGATIVNRTEELTEKDVGTGAGLFEVKKIGDEYFTFITNCKDPKACTILLRGASKDILNETERNLQDALHVARNLVLEPRLVAGGGAVEMAVSQLLSRKQLKGPYTAVAQALEIIPRTLAQNCGANTIRTLTALRAKHASFSGDGVCAWGIDGETGEIVDMNVKAIWEPLAVKMQTYKTAVETAILLLRIDDIVSGSKKRKDNEPMHPGAAAAQE
- the LOC129914236 gene encoding uncharacterized protein LOC129914236, with product MIKLNATGHNAIYLDHSALINKSYNKYTDDHQKYQLQPHLFDFKPKLQKDLQETIPKQRKRKSKTTTNLSPETIELKLTCTNLLEKLKESGEDFKYFQQKYEESISRVWEEPTVFPQFHGANTRNDFQKFTLNNREYLIPPQSRFFNHDLVKLQEIKTCLDKYDFIVLDPPWKNKYIRRLKKAKQELGYKMLDNNLLSDIELTSVIHSNSIVAIWCTNSKQHQQRMLEEFFPRWDLKLIHKIVWLKLNTEGQLISEINEEGKKQPYEVLFIASHNDSTKDFKEIRKLEFILSVPKNPKSLELFARYLQPDFTSIGLEVLKLMDSRLYFEEETTNQAESGSS